The following are encoded together in the Lathyrus oleraceus cultivar Zhongwan6 chromosome 3, CAAS_Psat_ZW6_1.0, whole genome shotgun sequence genome:
- the LOC127126054 gene encoding protein root UVB sensitive 2, chloroplastic: MEKNEETPLFWFETSNSVCSRHQFQPDGQLSVILVDDSRPLYQKVAGSFMNKFFPSGYPYSVNEGYLRYTQFRAVQHVTSAAMSVLSTQSLLIAAGLRPTPAQATAVSWILKDGMQHVGKIICSNWGARMDSEPKRWRLLADVLYDLGMGLEVLSPLCPHLFLEMAGLGNFAKGMAVVAARATRLPIYSSFAKEGNLSDLFAKGEAFSTLCNVVGIGIGIRLASTICASMQGKLVICPLLSAIHIYSVSEEMKATPINTLNPQRTAMIVTDFLKAGIVSSPADLRYKENLLFPVRLEDAGNVRVGKSLHEVIKPSKLVELKQVFPKEKFLLNRGGKCIDMVLKQDASGEDALRGWLVAAFAAQTESSSHELSASVLQDAYDKMNGVFPVFLKELQRKGWHTDRFLDGTGSRFAF, from the exons ATGGAGAAAAACGAAGAAACTCCTCTCTTCTGGTTCGAAACTTCCAACTCCGTCTGTAGCCGCCACCAATTTCAACCCGACGGTCAACTTTCA GTAATTCTTGTTGATGATTCTAGACCCTTATATCAAAAGGTTGCTGGATCTTTCATGAACAAGTTTTTCCCCTCTGGTTATCCATACAG TGTAAATGAAGGCTATCTCAGGTACACACAGTTTCGAGCAGTGCAACATGTTACTAGTGCTGCAATGTCAGTGCTATCAACTCAG TCACTGTTAATTGCTGCAGGGTTGCGGCCGACTCCTGCTCAGGCAACTGCGGTTAGCTGG ATTTTAAAGGACGGAATGCAACATGTAGGGAAGATAATATGTAGTAATTGGGGCGCAAGAATGGATTCCGAGCCTAAACGATGGAGGTTGCTGG CTGACGTGCTTTATGATTTGGGCATGGGCTTGGAAGTGCTTTCTCCATTATGCCCACATCTTTTTCTTGAAATGGCAGGCCTAGGAAATTTTGCCAAG GGGATGGCTGTTGTTGCAGCCAGAGCAACACGATTGCCTATATATTCCTCGTTTGCTAAAGAGGGAAATCTCAGTGACCTATTCGCTAAAGGGGAGGCTTTTTCAACTCTCTGTAATGTTGTGGGAATTGGAATTGGAATTCGATTAGCTTCTACTATCTGTGCATCAATGCAGGGAAAG TTGGTCATTTGTCCTCTCCTTTCAGCTATACATATATACTCAGTGTCTGAAGAGATGAAAGCTACTCCTATCAATACTTTGAATCCACAAAGAACTGCAATGATAGTGACTGATTTTCTCAAG gCAGGAATTGTATCAAGCCCTGCTGACCTAAGATATAAGGAAAATCTACTTTTTCCTGTGAGACTCGAAGATGCTGGGAATGTAAGAGTTGGAAAATCTTTACATGAAGTTATTAAGCCATCGAAGCTTGTTGAATTAAAACAAGTATTCCCTAAGGAGAAGTTTCTTTTAAATCGTGGGGGTAAATGCATTGACATGGTATTGAAACAAGATGCTAGTGGTGAAGATGCATTGAGAGGCTGGCTAGTTGCTGCATTTGCTGCACAAACTGAGAGTTCTTCCCATGAGCTTAGTGCTAGTGTTCTGCAAGACGCCTATGACAAAATGAATGGAGTCTTTCCTGTATTTTTAAAAGAATTACAGAGGAAAGGATGGCACACTGATCGGTTTCTGGATGGAACCGGTAGCCGCTTCGCATTCTAG